AACTGCATCATCCCCCGAGTGAAGGCCCAGCGCATCAACATCATCGTGGGCGTTTCACGAAGTCCCTGGAGCAGGGCGGGTGGACCGAGTCTGAGCACCGCCACCGGGCGGCGAAATCCCTCCAGGATCGATTCGTTCCAAGACGGAAGAGTCGCCCTGGTCCAGTCGTCAGTGTCGATCAGCCCCCTGCGCTGACTGCTGCACTCAAGGTTGTGCTGGAACCCAGGGATGCTGGCAAATTCGGGATGAGCCCACTGAGTCAGCAGCTGGTGCATCACCCAGCGCTCGCGGGCATCCAGAGCACCGTCGCGAGGATCGCGACGGTTCCAATCGGCGACAGCCAGAGCTCCACCTGGTTTCAGAACCCTCAGAAGTTCGTCTGCGAACTGTTGCTTATCCGGCATGTGTGGGCCTGCTTCCACACTCCAAACTCCGTCGAATTCAGCGTCCGCAAGATTCAGGTTCAGAGCGTCCATGACCTCAAAGCGGCAGGACAGGTTGTCCGGCGTTAGATCGGTGGCCCGTTTGATCTGTGCGGGACTAATGCTGACCCCAAGCACGTTAAAGCCGTACTCCTTGGCAAGAATCCTGGCGCTGCCGCCAATCCCGCAGCCCACATCGAGCACCCGTGAGCCAGGAGGCAGACGATCCAATCCACTCCAATGCACCAACTCGTGCACGAAATCGGCTTTGGCGCGGCGGAAATCCCGTCGTTTCGGAGGATCACCGTAATGTCCGAGATGCACGTGCTCACCCCAGAGGGTCTCGAGCAGACGATCTTCAGTCCAGGCGTCATAGGCAGAAGCGACGCTTTCACTGGAGTGGTAGGTCCGACTTCGTCGAGTCCAGAGTGCGTAGGCGCCCGCAGCGGCTGCGAGCCCAATCACGGCTGGAGTCAGAACAGTGAAGAGAGACATCAACCGTTGCCGGAATCGGCGGAGGAGAGGGTGTCGCGCAGCACGGTTCGTGCTGCGAGCTGGCGACGGGTTTCATCGAGCATTTCGTACTCCTGTTCGAGCCGGATCCTGGTACTCGTGAGCTCTAGAAGTTCCTGCTGTTGATCGGCCACGGGACCACCGAGGTGAGCGCCGATCCAGAACGACAGTTCCCTCGGAAGGTCGGGCAGATCGTCGGGCAGTGCGGTGGGGGAGTCGGTGAGCTTTCCTGTCAGCTCGAC
This genomic window from Synechococcus sp. MIT S9220 contains:
- a CDS encoding methyltransferase domain-containing protein gives rise to the protein MSLFTVLTPAVIGLAAAAGAYALWTRRSRTYHSSESVASAYDAWTEDRLLETLWGEHVHLGHYGDPPKRRDFRRAKADFVHELVHWSGLDRLPPGSRVLDVGCGIGGSARILAKEYGFNVLGVSISPAQIKRATDLTPDNLSCRFEVMDALNLNLADAEFDGVWSVEAGPHMPDKQQFADELLRVLKPGGALAVADWNRRDPRDGALDARERWVMHQLLTQWAHPEFASIPGFQHNLECSSQRRGLIDTDDWTRATLPSWNESILEGFRRPVAVLRLGPPALLQGLRETPTMMLMRWAFTRGMMQFGVFRLAAD